The Gemmatimonadaceae bacterium genome includes a window with the following:
- a CDS encoding ABC transporter ATP-binding protein, translated as MIRLIDVHKSFGSKLVLDGFTLDVPEGETVVIIGFSGSGKSVAIKHIVGLLEPDSGQVWVDGLEVEKLSRKELYKLRARVGYVFQFSALFDSFTVGDNVAMGLRKQGELTNKEIAERVHETLDLVDLADVPDKFPAELSGGMRKRVGIARAIATRPKYILYDEPTTGLDPVTSAVIDHLMVRLRERLGVTGVVITHDMRSAYTVGTRIAMLYEGKVRQYGTVDEIQHTDDPIVRQFIEGRPSLEADAHIMAEAAR; from the coding sequence ATGATCCGCCTCATCGACGTCCACAAATCCTTCGGCTCGAAGCTGGTCCTCGATGGCTTCACGCTCGACGTACCCGAAGGCGAGACCGTCGTCATCATCGGCTTCTCCGGCAGCGGCAAGTCGGTCGCCATCAAACACATCGTCGGCCTCCTCGAACCCGATTCCGGCCAGGTCTGGGTGGACGGCCTCGAAGTCGAAAAGCTCTCCCGCAAGGAACTCTACAAGCTCCGCGCGCGCGTCGGCTACGTCTTCCAATTCTCCGCGCTCTTCGACTCGTTCACCGTGGGCGACAACGTCGCCATGGGCCTGCGCAAGCAGGGCGAACTCACCAACAAGGAGATCGCCGAGCGCGTCCACGAAACCCTCGACCTCGTGGACCTCGCCGACGTCCCCGATAAATTCCCGGCCGAACTCTCCGGCGGCATGCGCAAGCGCGTCGGCATCGCCCGCGCCATCGCCACGCGACCCAAGTACATCCTGTACGACGAGCCAACCACCGGCCTCGATCCCGTCACCAGCGCGGTCATCGACCACCTCATGGTCCGCCTGCGGGAGCGACTCGGCGTCACGGGCGTCGTCATCACGCACGACATGCGCAGCGCCTACACCGTGGGCACCCGCATCGCGATGCTCTACGAGGGCAAGGTGCGCCAGTACGGCACCGTGGATGAGATCCAGCACACCGACGACCCCATCGTGCGGCAGTTCATCGAGGGCCGCCCATCGCTGGAAGCCGACGCGCACATCATGGCCGAGGCCGCCCGGTGA
- a CDS encoding AraC family transcriptional regulator, with product MLDLAAAAPPPTVLVFAPRERTRSMARDTFPRRRWRLIVRRGVDEFARAFRDELIDAAIVDLGSAQEDNWRAAAFAREYPSVPFFALTTLRAADGPVLAQCASLEFADVLVEDVDEDAMRELILRQAYSMRFAAALGAPPEPLGLTNPLQLDAWRYLVQHAGRPVRTAALAEALGVTREHLSRSFSTGGAPNLKRVIDLIRLIGAAELAKNPGYDVRDVAHVLGFASSSHLSSTAQRIAGTRPTSLARLRTVDLIDRFNRGHARSRG from the coding sequence ATGCTCGATCTCGCCGCGGCGGCCCCCCCTCCCACCGTTCTCGTCTTCGCGCCCCGTGAACGGACGCGCTCCATGGCGCGCGACACCTTTCCCCGGCGCCGCTGGCGCCTCATCGTGCGTCGCGGGGTGGACGAGTTCGCCCGCGCCTTCCGCGACGAACTGATCGACGCGGCGATCGTCGACCTCGGATCGGCCCAGGAAGACAACTGGCGCGCCGCCGCGTTCGCCCGCGAGTACCCGAGCGTGCCGTTCTTCGCCCTCACCACGCTCCGCGCCGCCGACGGTCCCGTGCTCGCCCAGTGTGCGTCGCTGGAGTTCGCCGATGTTCTGGTCGAGGACGTGGACGAGGACGCCATGCGCGAACTCATATTGCGCCAGGCATACTCGATGCGCTTCGCGGCCGCCCTCGGTGCGCCCCCCGAACCGCTGGGCCTCACCAATCCCCTCCAACTGGACGCGTGGCGGTACCTGGTCCAGCACGCCGGCCGGCCCGTGCGCACGGCGGCGCTCGCCGAGGCCCTGGGCGTGACCCGCGAGCACCTGAGCCGCAGCTTCTCGACCGGCGGCGCCCCGAATCTCAAACGCGTCATCGACCTCATCCGGCTGATCGGGGCGGCCGAGCTGGCCAAGAACCCGGGGTACGACGTCCGCGACGTGGCCCACGTGCTCGGCTTCGCCTCGTCGTCCCACCTGTCGAGCACCGCGCAGCGGATTGCCGGTACCCGGCCCACCTCGCTGGCCCG
- a CDS encoding NUDIX domain-containing protein — MTRPRAKLEISAGGVVYRMQDGRPLYLLICDSYKNWGFPKGHIEKGEQPAAAAAREVTEETGLEDLDVRGDVDVIDWYFRFRGRLIHKVCHFFLMETVATKTCPQRAEGISACKWLPFDDADARISYGNAREVLRRAHDQVSARLAGV; from the coding sequence GTGACCCGGCCGCGCGCCAAGCTCGAGATCTCTGCCGGCGGCGTCGTCTACCGCATGCAGGACGGCCGGCCCCTGTATCTGTTGATCTGCGACAGCTACAAGAACTGGGGATTTCCCAAGGGGCACATCGAGAAGGGCGAGCAGCCCGCCGCGGCGGCCGCCCGCGAAGTCACCGAAGAGACCGGGCTCGAGGATCTCGACGTGCGCGGCGACGTCGACGTCATCGATTGGTACTTCCGGTTCCGCGGCCGGCTCATCCACAAGGTCTGCCACTTCTTCCTGATGGAGACCGTGGCGACCAAGACCTGCCCGCAGCGCGCCGAAGGCATCAGCGCCTGCAAATGGCTCCCGTTCGACGACGCCGATGCCAGGATCTCCTACGGCAACGCCCGCGAGGTGCTGCGGCGCGCCCACGACCAGGTCTCCGCGCGCCTTGCTGGCGTCTGA